Proteins encoded by one window of Synechococcus sp. WH 7805:
- a CDS encoding 6-carboxytetrahydropterin synthase: protein MTETKSIARHGQGRGCVITRRACFSASHRYWLPELSADDNAARFGACALAPGHGHNYELIVSMAGDLDADGMVLNLSEVKHAIRKEVTDQLNFRFLNDAWSDFDVSRPEGCLPTTEALVHRIWQRLAPHLPITALRLYEQPGLWADYLGHPMDAFLTIRTHFAAAHRLARPELSQEENERIYGKCARPHGHGHNYLVDVTVRGAIDPRTGMVCDLSALQRLVDDLVVEPFDHTFLNKDVPFFAECVPTAENIALHIADRLSGPVGAIGAQLHKVRLQESPNNAAEVYAEMPQLEMTPATLEATAGV, encoded by the coding sequence ATGACTGAAACGAAGTCGATTGCCCGGCACGGCCAGGGCCGCGGTTGTGTGATCACCCGCCGAGCCTGTTTCAGCGCCAGTCATCGCTACTGGTTGCCGGAACTCTCTGCTGATGACAACGCAGCCCGCTTCGGTGCCTGTGCGCTGGCTCCCGGTCATGGACACAACTACGAGCTCATCGTGTCGATGGCGGGTGACCTCGATGCCGATGGCATGGTGCTCAATCTCTCCGAGGTGAAGCACGCCATCCGCAAGGAGGTCACCGATCAGCTCAATTTCCGATTCCTGAATGACGCCTGGTCGGATTTTGATGTGTCAAGACCGGAAGGTTGCCTGCCGACCACCGAAGCGCTTGTGCATCGCATCTGGCAACGGCTTGCACCGCATTTGCCGATCACGGCACTCCGCCTCTACGAACAACCGGGCCTCTGGGCCGACTACCTCGGACATCCCATGGACGCCTTCCTCACCATCCGCACCCACTTCGCTGCCGCCCACCGTCTTGCAAGACCGGAGCTGAGCCAGGAAGAGAACGAGCGCATTTACGGCAAATGTGCTCGTCCCCATGGTCATGGTCACAACTACCTGGTGGATGTGACGGTGCGTGGTGCCATCGACCCACGCACCGGCATGGTCTGCGATCTCTCCGCGCTCCAGCGACTTGTGGATGATTTGGTGGTGGAGCCCTTCGATCACACCTTCCTCAACAAGGATGTGCCCTTCTTTGCTGAGTGTGTGCCCACTGCGGAAAACATCGCTCTGCACATCGCCGACCGTCTTTCGGGTCCTGTGGGTGCCATTGGTGCCCAGCTCCACAAGGTGCGCCTTCAGGAAAGTCCCAACAACGCGGCTGAGGTGTACGCCGAGATGCCTCAGCTCGAAATGACACCAGCCACGTTGGAAGCGACGGCCGGGGTCTGA
- a CDS encoding DUF4346 domain-containing protein, with the protein MKDGTLSLDDQLSQRFIALDPSGYFLIRVDEDAGQLVAEHYRNDVDSKGRATDPETGEVLSCRGGSQRTPSVCYRGRTAKELGIALTEGDGPHPVSCLDHALYLGRELQKAEECLLKGTTYVQD; encoded by the coding sequence ATGAAAGATGGCACCCTCTCTCTCGATGATCAGCTTTCCCAGCGTTTCATCGCACTGGATCCCAGCGGATATTTTCTGATTCGGGTTGATGAGGATGCAGGGCAGTTGGTGGCCGAGCACTATCGCAATGATGTTGACTCCAAAGGCCGAGCAACCGACCCAGAAACCGGTGAGGTGCTCAGTTGCCGGGGCGGAAGCCAACGCACTCCCTCTGTTTGTTACCGAGGGCGAACGGCCAAAGAGCTGGGAATCGCGCTCACGGAAGGTGATGGACCCCATCCGGTGAGCTGTCTTGATCATGCCCTCTATCTCGGACGGGAACTCCAGAAAGCGGAAGAGTGCTTGTTGAAGGGAACGACGTACGTTCAGGATTGA
- the rbfA gene encoding 30S ribosome-binding factor RbfA, whose protein sequence is MAPGRRVERVAALIRKETSELLIHGIRDERVHQGLISITGVEVSGDLQHCKIFVSVLADPEGKAQVMDGLQAASSFLRGELGRRLKMRRAPEVVFHLDRGLEKGASVLGLLGDLERERQVRGEIPAGSDDAHEIHDDERS, encoded by the coding sequence ATGGCTCCTGGACGACGGGTAGAACGTGTCGCAGCTCTGATCCGCAAGGAGACGAGTGAACTGCTCATTCATGGCATCCGCGATGAACGGGTGCATCAGGGGCTGATCAGCATCACCGGGGTGGAGGTGAGCGGGGATCTGCAGCACTGCAAGATCTTCGTGAGTGTGCTGGCCGACCCTGAAGGCAAAGCCCAAGTGATGGACGGTCTGCAGGCAGCCAGTAGCTTCCTGCGCGGGGAGCTCGGTCGTCGTCTCAAGATGCGGCGTGCACCGGAAGTGGTCTTCCATCTCGACCGTGGCCTGGAGAAGGGAGCCTCCGTTCTGGGGCTGCTTGGGGACCTCGAGCGAGAACGCCAGGTGCGGGGGGAGATCCCGGCAGGCAGTGACGACGCTCATGAAATCCACGACGATGAACGCAGCTGA
- a CDS encoding glycosyltransferase family 2 protein, producing the protein MLSLSMIVRDEAERIDACLNSVKGIVDEMVLLDTGSTDNTVALAEAAGARVERMDWPGDFAPARNAALEHVKGDWVLVLDADERLRAEAIPAIRALMAQPDVLVINLLRHELGAAMAPYSNVSRLFRRDPRIRWSRPYHSMIDDSVTEILQQEPHWRVANCAEPALLHDGYRPELLNQSDKAERLRRSMEQWLEDQPDDPYACTKLGALEVSSGNHERGVNLLRKGLGQLPDGAGRTAERYELLLNLGIALAPEDADAAESYYRQALDLALDVRLSLGARLNLAALLMQANQLDEAIQLTTTACQRAPEVALAWYNLGLMERRRGDLAASLRAYERSLELNPDHAESHQNFAVARLMGGDIDGARASFRAAIDKLRQQNRAKEAGALQAQVSGIVKLDGSAQ; encoded by the coding sequence ATGCTCAGCCTCTCGATGATCGTCCGCGACGAAGCCGAGCGCATCGATGCCTGCCTGAACTCGGTGAAAGGAATCGTCGACGAGATGGTTCTGCTCGACACCGGCTCAACGGACAACACCGTGGCGCTGGCTGAAGCTGCCGGTGCCCGGGTGGAACGGATGGACTGGCCCGGGGACTTCGCACCAGCGAGAAACGCGGCACTCGAGCACGTGAAGGGGGACTGGGTGCTGGTGCTGGACGCCGATGAACGCCTGCGCGCAGAGGCCATCCCGGCGATTCGAGCACTGATGGCTCAACCGGATGTTCTGGTGATCAATCTGCTTCGCCACGAACTGGGAGCTGCCATGGCCCCGTATTCGAATGTGAGCCGGCTGTTCCGACGGGATCCTCGAATCCGCTGGAGTCGGCCTTATCACTCGATGATTGACGACAGCGTGACCGAGATCCTGCAGCAGGAACCGCATTGGCGGGTGGCGAACTGCGCGGAACCGGCGTTGCTGCACGACGGCTACCGCCCTGAGCTCCTGAACCAGAGTGACAAGGCCGAACGACTGCGTCGTTCGATGGAGCAGTGGTTGGAGGATCAGCCGGATGATCCCTATGCCTGCACCAAGCTCGGGGCACTGGAGGTGAGCAGTGGCAACCATGAGCGAGGTGTGAATCTCTTGCGCAAAGGGCTCGGGCAGCTTCCGGATGGAGCAGGAAGAACGGCTGAGCGCTATGAGTTGCTGCTCAATCTGGGGATCGCCTTGGCACCTGAGGATGCTGATGCAGCTGAGAGCTACTACAGGCAGGCGCTGGATCTGGCCTTGGATGTGCGTTTGAGCCTCGGTGCCCGGCTGAACCTGGCCGCCTTGCTGATGCAGGCCAATCAGCTGGATGAGGCGATTCAGCTCACCACCACAGCCTGCCAGCGTGCCCCTGAAGTAGCGCTGGCCTGGTACAACCTCGGCCTGATGGAACGACGCCGGGGCGACCTCGCTGCATCCCTGCGCGCCTACGAGCGTTCACTCGAGCTCAATCCCGATCACGCGGAAAGCCACCAGAACTTCGCCGTCGCGCGACTGATGGGTGGCGATATCGACGGTGCGCGCGCCAGCTTCCGCGCAGCGATCGACAAGCTCCGTCAACAGAACCGTGCCAAGGAGGCCGGGGCTCTTCAGGCCCAGGTGAGCGGGATTGTGAAATTGGACGGGAGCGCTCAATGA
- a CDS encoding chlororespiratory reduction protein 7 produces the protein MSDPLIRSLDHYVVLVPGESEQLLSAAATLTWLAERLMALSPWPEDLRGCDGATKAAERLLDTACELELSPGVCVQWYAVRLEPPQN, from the coding sequence ATGTCAGACCCCCTGATCCGATCACTCGATCACTATGTAGTGCTTGTGCCGGGTGAATCGGAACAGCTCCTATCAGCCGCCGCCACCTTGACATGGCTGGCTGAACGACTGATGGCTCTCAGTCCATGGCCGGAGGATCTTCGTGGATGCGACGGTGCAACCAAAGCCGCAGAACGCCTCCTCGACACCGCCTGTGAACTGGAGCTCTCGCCAGGTGTCTGCGTGCAGTGGTACGCCGTCCGTCTGGAACCGCCTCAGAACTGA
- a CDS encoding uroporphyrinogen-III synthase: MTTDEASPLQGRTVVMTRAVEQQSEGRRLLEALGAKVLDLPALEIGPPDHWGALDDALAEWDTFHWLIVSSANGVEAVEDRLQKQGRTLAHRPASLKIAAVGRKTARRLEELGSEADFVPPEFVADSLIEHFPVSGWGLRILLPRVQSGGRTVLAEAFGEAGARVVEVPAYESRCPEAIPAATLDALRAGSVDAICFTSGKTVLHTTHLLAQSMGEEEATTQLQRAAVVSIGPQTSERCRKLLGRVDQEAHPHDLEGLVMACVQAMQNGDSV, translated from the coding sequence ATGACCACTGACGAGGCCTCTCCGCTGCAGGGACGCACCGTGGTGATGACCCGAGCGGTGGAGCAGCAGAGTGAAGGTCGCCGACTGCTGGAAGCACTCGGCGCCAAGGTTCTCGATTTGCCGGCTCTGGAGATCGGCCCTCCGGATCACTGGGGCGCCCTCGACGATGCTCTGGCTGAATGGGACACCTTTCACTGGCTGATCGTCTCCAGCGCGAACGGAGTGGAAGCTGTGGAAGATCGGCTGCAGAAGCAGGGGCGGACCCTGGCCCATCGACCGGCCAGCCTCAAAATTGCAGCGGTGGGACGCAAGACCGCCAGACGCCTGGAGGAGCTGGGCTCAGAGGCGGATTTCGTGCCCCCCGAGTTTGTCGCCGACAGCCTGATCGAACACTTCCCGGTGTCTGGCTGGGGACTGCGCATCCTGCTGCCACGGGTCCAGAGCGGCGGCCGCACCGTTCTGGCGGAAGCTTTCGGTGAAGCCGGCGCGCGGGTTGTGGAGGTGCCGGCTTACGAGTCCCGCTGTCCGGAGGCGATCCCAGCAGCAACGCTGGATGCCTTGCGAGCCGGGTCAGTGGATGCGATCTGTTTCACCAGCGGCAAAACGGTGCTGCACACCACACATCTGCTGGCACAGAGCATGGGGGAGGAGGAGGCGACAACCCAGCTCCAACGGGCTGCCGTGGTGTCGATCGGTCCGCAGACCAGTGAACGGTGCCGCAAGCTGCTGGGCCGTGTGGACCAGGAAGCCCATCCCCATGATCTCGAGGGCCTGGTGATGGCTTGTGTTCAGGCAATGCAAAACGGAGATTCTGTTTGA
- a CDS encoding glutathione S-transferase family protein has protein sequence MLELHQFRHSAFCMKVRMTLHAKDLSFREVEVTPGLGQLSVFRISGQRQVPVLVDGDQVFADSSAICRYLETLQPEPVLLPSDPLQRAQVELIEDWADTTLAASARAALLQAAADDTQLRSALLPDDLPAPLRQVMSVVPGGWLSNLGDLLGQEQRASMLSSLMALAEGLDKNEHLVGNTLTLADLAVAAQLSLLRFPGSSGDSLAGRGVPGLSDHPRLQSLFHWRDQLEAQLIQRDPAAAE, from the coding sequence ATGCTGGAGCTCCACCAGTTCCGCCACTCCGCCTTCTGCATGAAGGTGCGGATGACGCTCCACGCCAAAGACCTGAGTTTTCGTGAGGTGGAGGTCACTCCGGGGCTGGGTCAACTGTCTGTTTTTCGGATCTCGGGTCAGCGACAGGTCCCGGTTCTGGTTGACGGTGATCAGGTGTTCGCTGATTCCAGCGCCATCTGCCGGTATCTCGAAACGCTGCAACCCGAGCCCGTCCTGCTTCCTTCCGATCCGCTCCAGAGAGCCCAGGTGGAACTGATTGAAGATTGGGCTGACACCACCCTGGCCGCGTCAGCCCGGGCAGCGCTTCTGCAGGCTGCAGCTGACGACACCCAGCTCAGGTCGGCTCTTCTGCCTGATGATCTGCCGGCACCCTTGCGACAGGTCATGTCTGTGGTTCCAGGTGGGTGGTTGAGCAACTTGGGGGATTTGCTCGGTCAGGAGCAGAGGGCGTCCATGCTTTCCAGTCTCATGGCTCTGGCCGAAGGCCTCGACAAGAACGAGCACCTGGTAGGCAACACACTCACCTTGGCGGATCTTGCTGTGGCCGCTCAGCTCTCCTTGCTGCGTTTCCCTGGCTCCTCAGGAGATTCTTTAGCTGGCCGCGGCGTTCCTGGTCTCAGCGATCATCCCCGCCTTCAGTCCCTATTCCATTGGCGCGATCAGTTGGAGGCCCAGCTCATTCAGCGGGATCCTGCGGCAGCCGAGTGA
- a CDS encoding DUF751 family protein, which yields MREFFVNVTRYPRYLIAFSLGVLNSVAEPLARRRSNPVTAVALIGALISGFISLGLVLRAMVSSAPMS from the coding sequence ATGCGCGAGTTCTTCGTCAATGTGACCCGCTATCCGCGATATCTGATCGCGTTCAGCCTTGGCGTGCTGAATTCCGTTGCGGAACCGCTGGCCCGCCGGCGCAGCAATCCCGTGACCGCTGTGGCACTGATCGGAGCCTTAATCAGTGGCTTCATCAGCCTCGGACTGGTGTTGCGTGCCATGGTGTCTTCAGCACCAATGAGCTGA
- a CDS encoding SRPBCC family protein — protein MGRWLEHSVTTEVNAPVDRVWAVWSDLEAMPKWMRWIESVKTLDDPELTDWTLAAQGFRFHWKARITQRVEAQQLHWESVGGLPTKGAVRFYVEQPERTAVKLTVTYELPGVLAPLMEPSILGGIVTKELQANLDRFRDLVEREQASGV, from the coding sequence ATGGGACGCTGGCTTGAACATTCTGTGACCACCGAGGTCAACGCTCCCGTGGACCGGGTGTGGGCTGTCTGGAGCGATCTCGAGGCCATGCCTAAGTGGATGCGTTGGATTGAATCGGTGAAAACCCTTGATGATCCTGAACTCACCGACTGGACGCTTGCCGCCCAAGGGTTTCGCTTCCACTGGAAGGCACGCATCACCCAGCGCGTTGAAGCTCAGCAACTGCACTGGGAATCCGTCGGTGGCCTGCCGACCAAAGGCGCTGTTCGTTTTTACGTTGAGCAGCCGGAGCGCACCGCTGTGAAGCTCACAGTCACCTACGAGCTTCCCGGGGTCTTGGCACCACTGATGGAACCCAGCATCCTGGGTGGGATTGTTACCAAGGAGCTTCAGGCAAATCTTGATCGTTTCCGGGATTTGGTTGAGCGTGAACAGGCATCCGGGGTGTGA
- a CDS encoding DUF6816 family protein: MLLQLFMVSGAGAAAPAQASLLEQRAMEWPEWSLPAPLPRPRARQDLIYPDWFAGDWQVQSDTLDRDGSRLENESTLLHKARFKRNQAGQLVGDRSFNATAIGKALLGDKLLSVEQDPERVNRQLARLSGDVLLETSVIGRRQAVVSTESGTEEFLSDELVLQIVHGPGAPRLSRIETLTRYEQCGSEICGDQRQVSYGAPGLQTDQSLAGRSSRFRLVLTRLPQDPAE, from the coding sequence ATGCTGCTGCAGCTGTTCATGGTGTCGGGTGCGGGCGCAGCAGCACCAGCCCAGGCCTCCCTGCTGGAGCAACGCGCAATGGAATGGCCCGAGTGGTCCCTGCCTGCACCTCTTCCCCGGCCGCGTGCCCGACAAGATCTGATCTATCCCGACTGGTTCGCGGGCGACTGGCAGGTGCAAAGCGACACGCTCGACCGTGATGGTTCACGTCTTGAGAACGAATCCACGCTGCTTCACAAGGCTCGCTTCAAACGCAATCAGGCGGGACAGCTGGTCGGCGACCGCTCTTTCAATGCCACAGCCATCGGCAAAGCGCTGCTGGGGGACAAGCTGCTATCGGTCGAGCAGGATCCAGAGCGTGTGAACCGTCAACTGGCGAGGCTCAGCGGAGATGTTCTGCTGGAAACCAGCGTGATCGGCCGCCGTCAGGCCGTGGTGTCCACAGAAAGCGGCACCGAAGAATTCCTGAGTGATGAGCTCGTGCTGCAGATCGTGCATGGCCCGGGAGCACCCAGACTGAGCAGAATCGAGACGCTGACGCGCTACGAACAGTGCGGATCAGAAATCTGTGGGGATCAGCGCCAGGTGAGTTATGGGGCACCTGGCTTGCAGACGGATCAAAGCCTCGCCGGACGAAGCAGCCGATTTCGGCTGGTGCTCACTCGGCTGCCGCAGGATCCCGCTGAATGA
- a CDS encoding shikimate kinase, whose amino-acid sequence MLDPVPSLRQRLGGRNLYLVGMMGSGKTSTGRPLAQRLQYGFVDADAVIEQAAGCTIPEIFKRDGESGFRSLETQVLSAISQRHSLVVATGGGAVTRPENWGAMHQGIVIWLDVERQQLLKRLEKDDTPRPLLQEQDPAMALDRLLMTRRPMYSEADLTVVIDAEPPDAVADGILNLLPTLIQDPPKQRPD is encoded by the coding sequence ATGCTGGATCCCGTCCCCTCCCTCAGACAGCGGCTCGGCGGCCGCAACCTGTATCTCGTCGGGATGATGGGGAGCGGCAAAACCAGCACCGGGCGGCCCCTCGCCCAACGTTTGCAATACGGCTTTGTGGATGCCGATGCCGTGATTGAGCAAGCCGCAGGCTGCACCATTCCCGAGATTTTCAAGCGCGATGGTGAAAGCGGTTTCCGAAGCCTCGAGACCCAGGTGCTCAGCGCGATTAGTCAGCGCCACTCCCTCGTTGTGGCCACAGGCGGCGGCGCAGTCACCCGCCCTGAAAACTGGGGAGCGATGCACCAGGGGATCGTGATCTGGCTGGACGTGGAGCGACAACAGTTGTTGAAGCGACTGGAGAAGGACGACACCCCTCGCCCCCTGCTGCAAGAACAGGACCCTGCCATGGCTTTGGACAGGCTCTTGATGACACGTCGGCCGATGTATTCAGAGGCCGATCTCACCGTAGTGATCGATGCTGAGCCACCGGATGCGGTGGCGGACGGAATTCTGAACTTGTTGCCAACGCTGATCCAAGACCCACCGAAACAGCGACCCGATTGA
- a CDS encoding dihydrofolate reductase family protein: MTLQTTVRLVLAVSLDGRLAYPQGGPSQLGGAGDRKALEEALAWSDGALIGAGTLRAHRSSCLIHAHDLLEQRQAACRSPQPDLFVVSRQADFPLHWPFFQQPFARYLLTPGGGGAKGFNDGYPLAASWTESLASLAARGWSKFVLLGGAGLCESMLADDAVDELQLTLCPRLLGGPFCWVPSLAPALPENLAAADAWLLEHSQPLGGGELLVHYRRNRSIRSLRGRS, from the coding sequence ATGACTCTTCAGACAACAGTCAGGCTGGTGCTGGCCGTCAGCCTGGACGGACGTTTGGCCTATCCCCAGGGAGGCCCTTCCCAGCTTGGGGGGGCCGGTGATCGCAAGGCTTTAGAGGAAGCCTTGGCCTGGTCTGACGGAGCATTGATCGGAGCTGGAACCCTGCGGGCGCATCGTTCCAGTTGTCTGATTCATGCGCACGATTTATTGGAGCAGCGCCAAGCGGCGTGTCGTTCTCCACAGCCCGACCTTTTTGTGGTGAGTCGCCAAGCGGATTTCCCTCTGCATTGGCCGTTTTTTCAGCAACCCTTTGCGCGTTATCTGCTGACCCCGGGGGGCGGCGGTGCTAAGGGATTCAATGATGGCTATCCCCTCGCTGCGTCGTGGACCGAGTCCTTGGCCAGCCTGGCTGCCCGTGGCTGGTCAAAATTTGTGCTCTTGGGAGGGGCTGGTCTTTGCGAATCGATGCTGGCGGATGATGCCGTAGACGAGCTGCAGCTCACGCTCTGCCCGCGACTTCTCGGTGGACCTTTCTGTTGGGTGCCATCCTTGGCCCCAGCACTCCCTGAAAACCTGGCCGCGGCTGATGCCTGGTTGCTGGAGCACAGCCAGCCTCTTGGCGGCGGTGAGCTGCTGGTGCATTACCGGCGTAACCGGAGCATCAGGTCTTTGAGAGGAAGGTCCTGA
- a CDS encoding glycoside hydrolase family 3 N-terminal domain-containing protein: MNAAEQRRAVSQLLVVRASGHSSDHQRRYPRWELSNGELERLLANGVGGVILLGGTATELQQRCRTLRSWAGDEDLLLCADVEEGVGQRFEGATWLVPPMALGRLQSNDPAKARLLAERYGRCTADQARRCGLNWVLAPVCDVNSNPDNPVINVRAWGQVPEATAALAEAFQRGLQAGGVLGCAKHFPGHGDTAQDSHLELPVLKHSRERLDQIELRPFRQLIAAGVDSVMTAHLMIPSLDADRPATLSPRVLTDLLRDSLDFQGLIVTDALVMEAITGLVGPGEAAVQAFEAGADLILMPADADKAIDAVCAALDSGRIPSLRLEQSLQRRRDALQRCSGDQARTEGASAPEAGETTNEHQLALELVSTTLERQGATPVHPPAAGGVTLIRVDGVLGCPFLRPDAPAIVWPASRGFRPIICHDLGISPWHEPPQEDNPLALDRLDDGPVLLQLFLRGNPFRAGRDRDDPWPAAIRQLLKLNRLAGMAVYGCPYRWESLRTLLPDTIPAAYSPGQMAAAQQMLMVQLLGDENTLELGTEFTD; the protein is encoded by the coding sequence ATGAACGCAGCTGAGCAGAGGCGGGCGGTGTCCCAGCTGCTGGTGGTGAGGGCCAGCGGTCATTCCAGCGATCACCAACGGCGATACCCCCGCTGGGAATTGAGCAACGGGGAGCTTGAACGCTTACTGGCAAACGGCGTCGGCGGCGTGATTCTCCTGGGAGGCACGGCCACAGAACTGCAGCAGCGCTGCCGAACGCTGCGCTCCTGGGCCGGTGATGAGGATCTGCTGCTCTGCGCCGACGTGGAGGAGGGGGTCGGTCAGCGCTTTGAGGGCGCCACCTGGCTGGTCCCACCGATGGCCTTGGGCCGTCTGCAGTCGAACGACCCGGCGAAGGCGAGGCTTCTTGCCGAACGCTACGGGCGCTGCACTGCTGACCAGGCCCGCCGATGCGGACTCAATTGGGTGCTGGCGCCGGTTTGCGATGTCAACAGCAACCCGGACAATCCAGTGATCAATGTGAGGGCTTGGGGCCAGGTTCCTGAAGCCACCGCTGCGCTGGCTGAAGCATTCCAGCGCGGCCTTCAGGCCGGAGGCGTTCTTGGTTGCGCCAAACATTTCCCTGGACACGGGGACACAGCCCAGGATTCCCATCTGGAGCTGCCGGTACTGAAGCATTCGCGGGAGCGGCTCGATCAAATCGAACTGAGGCCGTTCCGTCAGCTCATCGCTGCAGGGGTGGACAGCGTGATGACCGCGCATTTGATGATTCCATCCCTTGATGCCGATCGGCCCGCGACCCTGTCTCCCAGGGTGCTGACCGACCTGCTCAGAGATTCTCTTGATTTCCAAGGACTCATCGTCACCGATGCCCTGGTGATGGAAGCGATCACAGGCCTGGTGGGTCCTGGGGAGGCTGCAGTGCAGGCCTTCGAAGCCGGGGCGGACCTGATCCTGATGCCCGCCGATGCAGACAAGGCCATTGACGCTGTCTGCGCAGCTCTCGACAGCGGGCGCATCCCCTCCCTACGCCTTGAGCAGTCTCTGCAGAGACGTCGGGACGCTCTGCAACGCTGCAGCGGGGACCAAGCCAGGACCGAAGGCGCTTCAGCGCCTGAGGCGGGAGAAACCACAAACGAGCATCAGCTCGCCCTCGAGTTGGTGAGCACCACCCTCGAACGACAGGGAGCGACTCCGGTGCATCCACCCGCTGCTGGCGGTGTGACCCTGATCCGCGTGGATGGAGTGCTGGGCTGCCCATTCTTGCGCCCTGATGCTCCGGCCATCGTCTGGCCCGCCAGCCGCGGATTCAGGCCAATCATTTGCCATGACCTCGGGATCAGCCCCTGGCATGAACCTCCACAGGAAGACAATCCTTTGGCCCTGGATCGCCTGGATGACGGACCGGTTTTGCTGCAGCTGTTTCTGCGCGGCAACCCATTCCGCGCAGGCCGGGATCGTGATGATCCATGGCCTGCAGCCATCCGCCAGCTTCTGAAGCTGAACCGCCTGGCAGGGATGGCTGTGTATGGCTGCCCCTACCGATGGGAAAGCCTGCGAACGCTTCTGCCCGACACCATCCCCGCCGCCTACAGCCCTGGGCAGATGGCTGCTGCCCAGCAGATGCTGATGGTTCAGTTGCTTGGGGACGAGAACACGCTGGAGCTGGGGACCGAATTCACCGACTGA
- a CDS encoding GNAT family N-acetyltransferase produces MASLSARWHRSISEIPEERWDDLIGDQVSPFYRWRWLLALERSGSVSPDQGWQPLHLSLWRDDNELVAVAPLYLKGHSYGEFVFDQSFARLAGDLGLRYYPKLIGMSPVSPVQGYRFHLAASEDAQELTTLMLGLIDDFAARHGILSCNFLYVDPAWQPLAQSAGCAGWLNQQSQWSADGQQTFSDYLAGFNANQRRNIKRERKAVRNAGVTVTPITGDALSPALVSRMHDFYEQHCARWGAWGSKYLDASFFDQLCEPSLAQHVVLFSAHRGDVDLPVAMSLCVRDAQHLWGRYWGSDEEIDCLHFEVCYYAPIEWALQQGLVSFDPGAGGSHKLRRGFSAMARTSLHRWYDPQMDALIRSWLPRANALMREEIEAINADLPFRAQPPDLVS; encoded by the coding sequence ATGGCGTCGCTCTCGGCTCGCTGGCATCGAAGCATCAGCGAGATTCCGGAGGAGCGGTGGGACGATCTGATCGGTGATCAGGTTTCTCCTTTTTACCGCTGGAGATGGTTGCTGGCGTTGGAGCGTTCCGGCAGCGTCTCCCCCGATCAAGGCTGGCAGCCCCTGCACCTGTCGTTGTGGCGCGACGACAACGAGCTCGTGGCTGTGGCCCCTCTGTATCTCAAGGGTCACAGCTATGGCGAATTCGTGTTTGATCAGTCTTTCGCGCGCCTGGCCGGTGATCTTGGGCTTCGTTATTACCCGAAATTGATCGGGATGAGTCCGGTCAGCCCCGTGCAGGGTTATCGCTTCCATCTGGCCGCCAGTGAAGACGCCCAGGAGCTCACCACGCTGATGCTCGGCTTGATCGATGACTTCGCAGCACGGCACGGAATTCTCAGCTGCAATTTTCTCTATGTCGATCCCGCCTGGCAGCCACTCGCTCAATCAGCCGGTTGTGCCGGCTGGCTGAATCAGCAGAGTCAGTGGTCCGCTGACGGACAGCAGACCTTCAGCGACTACCTCGCTGGTTTCAATGCCAATCAGCGTCGCAACATCAAACGGGAACGCAAGGCCGTGCGGAATGCAGGAGTCACCGTGACACCGATCACCGGTGACGCTCTCAGCCCTGCTCTGGTGTCGAGAATGCATGATTTCTACGAGCAACACTGTGCTCGCTGGGGAGCCTGGGGTAGCAAATACTTGGATGCCAGCTTCTTTGATCAACTGTGTGAGCCCTCACTGGCTCAGCATGTCGTGCTGTTCAGTGCCCATCGTGGAGATGTGGATCTCCCTGTTGCCATGTCGCTTTGCGTCAGAGACGCCCAGCATCTCTGGGGGCGCTACTGGGGAAGTGATGAGGAGATTGATTGTCTGCACTTCGAGGTGTGTTACTACGCACCGATCGAGTGGGCACTGCAGCAGGGGTTGGTGAGTTTCGATCCAGGTGCTGGTGGAAGCCACAAGCTGCGAAGAGGTTTCTCGGCCATGGCCCGCACCAGTCTTCATCGCTGGTATGACCCGCAGATGGATGCTCTGATCCGTTCGTGGCTACCGCGTGCCAATGCCTTGATGCGTGAGGAGATCGAGGCCATCAATGCGGATCTGCCGTTCCGTGCTCAACCTCCTGATTTGGTGAGCTGA